ACAAGCTCGGGCGCGACATCCTCGCACGCGTCGTCTACGGCACGCGCGTGTCGCTCGCGGTCGGCGTCGTGACGGTCCTCGTGTCGCTCGGGATCGGCGCCACGATCGGCGCGCTCGCGGGCTTCGCGGGCGGCTGGGTCGACGAGGTCGTCATGCGGGTCGTCGACGTGCTGCTCGCCTTCCCCGGCCTGCTCCTCGCCATCGCACTCACGGGCGTCCTCGGGCCGAGCCTCCGCAACGTCGTCATCGCCCTCTGCCTGATCGGCTGGACCGGCTACGCGCGCCTCGCGCGCGGCGAGGTCGTGCGCCTGCGCGAGCGCGAGTTCGTGGAGGCGGCGCGCGCGCTCGGCGTGCCGGAGCGCCGCATTCTCGTCCGTCACGTCGCGCCGCTCCTCGCGACGCCGATGCTCGTGCAGGCGACGTTCGGCATGGCGGCGGCGATCGTCGCCGAGGCGTCGCTCAGCTTCCTCGGGCTCGGCGCCCAGCCGCCGACGCCGTCGTGGGGCGCGATGCTGAACGACGGCCGCGCGTTCGTGCTCGTGGCGCCGCACCTCACCGTCTTTCCCGGGCTCGCGATCCTCGTGACGGTGCTCGGGCTGAACTTCCTGGGGGACGGCCTCCGCGACCGCCTCGACGTCCGGATGCCGACCGAGCTCTGACGCCCCTCCCGCGCGAGATTCCGATCCCGCGCGCGGAGCGCTGCGCCGCTCACGACCGCGGCGCCGCATCGGCCGCGGGGAGGCGCACGGTGACGGCGGTCCCCTGCCCGCACGCCGACGCGACCTCGATGCGCCCGCCGTGGCGCGCGACGATGGCGCGCGAGATCGCGAGGCCGAGGCCGCTTCCGCGCCCAGACTCCTTCGTGGTGACGAACGGATCGAAGACGCTCGGCAGGAGGTCGGCCGCGATGCCGCCGCCGTCGTCGCGGACGACCACGCAGACGTCTCCGCCGTCGCGCGCGAGCGCGAGCCAGAGGTTGCCCCCGGACGCAAGCGCGTCGAGCGCGTTCATCAGGAGGTTGATGACGACCTGGTTGATCTCCGCGGGCACGCAGACGACGGGGGGCACGTCGGCGTAATCCTCGTGGACGGTCACGCCGGGCGGGACGCGATAGCGCAGGAGCGCCAAGGTGGCGACGAGCCCGGGCGCGAGCGGCGCCGCGCGCCGCACCGTTCCCTTGCCGCCGCGACCGAAATCGCGGAGCTGCGCGAGGAGGCCCGTCGCGCGGCTCGTCGCCTCGGCGCAGTTCGCGAGCAGGAGCGGCGTCTCCCGCCGCGCCTCCGCGGCGTCGGCGAGCGCGGCGCTCGCGGCCGCCGGCGGCACGCCGGCGAGGCCGCCGAGCGCGCAGGTCGCGAGCGCGCGCTCGTAGGCGCGCACCGCCTCCGTGAGGGGCTCGATCGTGCCGGCGAGGACCGCGAGCGGATTCCCGAGCTCGTGGGCCATGCCGGCGACCAGGAGCTGCAAGGTCTTCATGCGGTCGGTCTCGACGAGCCCCGCCTCCGCGCGCGCGAGCCGATCGTA
This genomic stretch from Deltaproteobacteria bacterium harbors:
- a CDS encoding ABC transporter permease, with protein sequence MLLGATLLAALLVVAAAATWIAPYDPTTQVLAENLAPPSAAHPLGQDKLGRDILARVVYGTRVSLAVGVVTVLVSLGIGATIGALAGFAGGWVDEVVMRVVDVLLAFPGLLLAIALTGVLGPSLRNVVIALCLIGWTGYARLARGEVVRLREREFVEAARALGVPERRILVRHVAPLLATPMLVQATFGMAAAIVAEASLSFLGLGAQPPTPSWGAMLNDGRAFVLVAPHLTVFPGLAILVTVLGLNFLGDGLRDRLDVRMPTEL
- a CDS encoding HAMP domain-containing histidine kinase, which translates into the protein MTRWCRRMVRALRRHARRARVRVTRDRLRWSVRVRATVIVVFLAVAVAGWLRGVLPALGPALVAAVVGGVMNRLAAGRIARWERIPQMLAWTGVGDAVLITYVVARTGGTASPFLFLYVVQVLTTAIVVDVGLGAAMGAMSLALLAVASLAGPAGLGDAGRPVAAAETAVRLASLGTTLLLLVLVGGVLTRRLIKNERDLAGTHRRLARSLRRVTATHASLRDAYDRLARAEAGLVETDRMKTLQLLVAGMAHELGNPLAVLAGTIEPLTEAVRAYERALATCALGGLAGVPPAAASAALADAAEARRETPLLLANCAEATSRATGLLAQLRDFGRGGKGTVRRAAPLAPGLVATLALLRYRVPPGVTVHEDYADVPPVVCVPAEINQVVINLLMNALDALASGGNLWLALARDGGDVCVVVRDDGGGIAADLLPSVFDPFVTTKESGRGSGLGLAISRAIVARHGGRIEVASACGQGTAVTVRLPAADAAPRS